The sequence CAGAAATAAAACCATCTACAAACACTAGTGTTATTTCTGGCTCCTCAGAAATAAAATCTTCCAAGAAGAGGAAAGTTTGGGGGAAAGTAGGTATAGCAGTTGGCTCTGTCGTTTTGGTTGCAGTGATTTTGATGTCCTTCGTTATTTGGCGAATGAAAAAGAAATATCATCGCATGGAAGAGGAAGAGCAGCTTGATATGGATATAGTGCTGGGACATGTTCCGCGGAAATTTGCATATGCTGAACTTGTTTCAAGCACAAGTAATTTCAGCGAGGAAAACAGGCTTGGGCGAGGAGGATTCGGGGACGTGTACAAAGGTATTTTGGCGAGAAGTAACGAAATAGTTGCAGTGAAGAGAGTATCTGCAGGATCAAAGCAAGGGAAAAAGGAGTACCTTGCAGAAATAAGCACAATCACCCGCATCAGGCATCGCAATTTGGTTCAGCTGTTGGGGTGGTGCCATGAGAAAGGCCAGCTGCTTTTGGTGTACGAATACATGCCCAATGGTAGTTTGGACAATTTCCTTTTTGGTAAAAGGAGAGGGGAACTGGAATGGAGCCGCAGATATAGAATTGGGATTGACATAGCCCGTGCACTGCTTTATCTTCATGACTTATGTGAAGAATGTGTAGTGCACAGAGACATCAAATCCAGCAATGTTTTGCTCGATTCTGAATTTAATGCGAAGCTGGCGGATTTTGGATTGGCACGCCTGGTGAAACATGATGAATGGCTCCAAACAACCAAGATAGCAGGCACTTTGGGGTACCTGGCACCTGAATGTGCAGTCACAGGAATATCTAGCATAGAGTCAGATGTGTTCAGCTTTGGTGCAGTTGCTTTGGAAATAGCCTGTGGAAGGTCCGCACTAGATCATAGCCTCGAAAGCCCAGAAACACGGCTTGTGGAATGGGTTTGGGAGTTGTATGGTGAAGACAGGTTGCTTGATGCAGCGGATAAAGATTTACTTGGGGTGTTTGAGAGAGCAGAATTGGAACAGCTGATGATGATAGGATTATGGTGTTCTCATCCAGATCCTCTTACAAGACCCAAAATAAGGCAGGTGCTTCAGCTTTTGAACTTTGAAGTGACTATGCCTCGTCTACCCAGCACACTGCCTAAATATTCTCCTCTGGAACAAGGTTTCTCTTCAGATTTTGTTGCTCGTGCAGATTCGGGTTCTACCAATGTAGTGAGCACTTCCAGGCAGGAGACAAAGTCAACGAATTCTGGCAAGTCAGTAAGTTGAGTGCTCTAATGATTTTGTATTTGGGTTATTTGTGCTAAATAAATTTCCGAACTGGTATCTTATCAGCTGTTCCGTAAAGTTCAGAACTCGTGTGTCGTATATTTCTCTTTGACAGTTCCCTCTGTTGTTTTTGGACGGATTTTAGCGATCTGattgattcttcttcttctttgtaatGCCTGGAAATCGACAGTTTTATTGCATGTATCATGCACCTTATATGCTTTTTCTGGGTACAAAAACATATGATAAAAATTCAGTTTTTATTGGCTTTGATACTAGTTTCAG is a genomic window of Cryptomeria japonica chromosome 7, Sugi_1.0, whole genome shotgun sequence containing:
- the LOC131036429 gene encoding L-type lectin-domain containing receptor kinase IX.1 → MALISISTVLLAIHIVSQCLTVSSVSFELEGNTQVQLDGDAKFMGGKVFQLTDSSNGLNGGSVGRVVYNNTIPLGNSNFTTHFQFQINWTRDNGDNRSDIGGDGFAFFMASPVSGFHVPYRGDAGWLGLFNEQNNGKLSNYLVAVEFDTYKTAPWDSNDNHIGIDVNNIMSEVSIPLAQRLTNNKIWDARVDYRGQENMLTVSCGSEGQVAGNLSYNINLTRYLPPDVVVGFSAAARTSSEVHRLISWNFSSVISGSSEIKPSTNTSVISGSSEIKSSKKRKVWGKVGIAVGSVVLVAVILMSFVIWRMKKKYHRMEEEEQLDMDIVLGHVPRKFAYAELVSSTSNFSEENRLGRGGFGDVYKGILARSNEIVAVKRVSAGSKQGKKEYLAEISTITRIRHRNLVQLLGWCHEKGQLLLVYEYMPNGSLDNFLFGKRRGELEWSRRYRIGIDIARALLYLHDLCEECVVHRDIKSSNVLLDSEFNAKLADFGLARLVKHDEWLQTTKIAGTLGYLAPECAVTGISSIESDVFSFGAVALEIACGRSALDHSLESPETRLVEWVWELYGEDRLLDAADKDLLGVFERAELEQLMMIGLWCSHPDPLTRPKIRQVLQLLNFEVTMPRLPSTLPKYSPLEQGFSSDFVARADSGSTNVVSTSRQETKSTNSGKSVS